In a single window of the Biomphalaria glabrata chromosome 5, xgBioGlab47.1, whole genome shotgun sequence genome:
- the LOC106079931 gene encoding tyrosine-protein kinase receptor Tie-1-like isoform X1 yields the protein MARNMIFWLLLIIVTETRVARSREPPCLTKDICPSNMYCSEQADYSVKCYPCHSECEPSQGCDGPMSEQCRACKTGYTKQPGFSPCRASTCPVGTYGNQCQNQCHCHNNDLCVQGRCTGGHCERGRTGLPFCLEACPAQTFGLDCRLICHCKDQEDCNKIQGDCPSYQCDEEWDGPGCQRKLPKLYFPPQVLLSKCNNITLRWFSFDETDDIGQGPIGLYKVMMKQMNGDIWLNPVNVTDPDIVTDIQTDRSLKKAHVVSITSGLVPDVEYTFRVDIVASEYDKLLKRTIPGEPSEAILYKCDKLPSLLTAPQAVFSSCNNLTVTWKEFDASKDEGGGPISHYLVFIKANITDFVSAWTPIYTVYSQNRVGLSYTVNITTGLIPNLAYNVRVDSVPQDTNNEPLNKYMDGRELRDPVLNQCDC from the exons AGCCACCCTGTTTAACAAAGGATATTTGCCCTTCTAACATGTACTGTTCCGAGCAGGCTGACTATTCCGTCAAGTGTTATC CATGTCATAGTGAGTGTGAGCCCAGCCAAGGTTGTGACGGCCCCATGTCTGAACAGTGTCGAGCTTGTAAAACTGGCTACACCAAACAGCCTGGATTCTCTCCATGTA GAGCGTCAACTTGTCCTGTTGGAACTTATGGGAATCAATGTCAGAATCAATGTCATTGTCATAACAATGACCTCTGTGTGCAGGGGAGATGTACTGGAGGCCATTGTGAACGTGGTAGGACAGGACTGCCCTTCTGTCTAGAGG CCTGTCCCGCCCAAACGTTTGGCTTAGACTGTCGCCTTATCTGCCACTGTAAGGACCAAGAAGACTGCAACAAGATCCAAGGTGACTGCCCGAGCTATCAATGTGATGAAGAGTGGGACGGGCCAGGATGTCAGAGAA AACTGCCCAAACTTTATTTCCCTCCTCAAGTGCTTCTTTCGAAGTGCAATAATATCACATTGAGATGGTTTTCTTTTGACGAAACTGATGATATTGGCCAAGGACCCATTGGTTTGTATAA AGTCATGATGAAACAAATGAACGGTGACATTTGGCTCAATCCTGTCAACGTGACGGATCCAGATATTgtgacagacatacagacagacaggtcATTGAAAAAGGCGCACGTTGTCAGCATCACTTCCGGTCTTGTGCCTGATGTGGAGTATACGTTCAGAGTGGACATTGTGGCCTCGGAGTACGACAAATTGTTGAAAAGGACAATTCCAGGTGAACCCAGCGAAGCCATCTTATACAAGTGCGACA agTTGCCAAGTTTACTGACAGCTCCACAAGCCGTGTTCTCCTCTTGTAATAATCTAACAGTCACCTGGAAAGAATTTGATGCATCTAAAGATGAAGGGGGTGGACCCATTTCGCACTACTT AGTCTTCATAAAGGCCAACATCACAGACTTTGTTTCAGCTTGGACTCCAATATACACTGTGTACTCACAGAACAGAGTTGGCTTAAGCTACACGGTCAACATCACTACCGGACTGATCCCCAACCTAGCGTACAATGTCAGAGTGGACTCGGTCCCCCAAGACACCAACAACGAACCCTTAAACAAGTATATGGATGGCCGAGAACTAAGAGACCCAGTCCTAAACCAATGCG ATTGCTGA
- the LOC106079931 gene encoding tyrosine-protein kinase receptor Tie-1-like isoform X2, with the protein MARNMIFWLLLIIVTETRVARSREPPCLTKDICPSNMYCSEQADYSVKCYPCHSECEPSQGCDGPMSEQCRACKTGYTKQPGFSPCRASTCPVGTYGNQCQNQCHCHNNDLCVQGRCTGGHCERGRTGLPFCLEACPAQTFGLDCRLICHCKDQEDCNKIQELPKLYFPPQVLLSKCNNITLRWFSFDETDDIGQGPIGLYKVMMKQMNGDIWLNPVNVTDPDIVTDIQTDRSLKKAHVVSITSGLVPDVEYTFRVDIVASEYDKLLKRTIPGEPSEAILYKCDKLPSLLTAPQAVFSSCNNLTVTWKEFDASKDEGGGPISHYLVFIKANITDFVSAWTPIYTVYSQNRVGLSYTVNITTGLIPNLAYNVRVDSVPQDTNNEPLNKYMDGRELRDPVLNQCDC; encoded by the exons AGCCACCCTGTTTAACAAAGGATATTTGCCCTTCTAACATGTACTGTTCCGAGCAGGCTGACTATTCCGTCAAGTGTTATC CATGTCATAGTGAGTGTGAGCCCAGCCAAGGTTGTGACGGCCCCATGTCTGAACAGTGTCGAGCTTGTAAAACTGGCTACACCAAACAGCCTGGATTCTCTCCATGTA GAGCGTCAACTTGTCCTGTTGGAACTTATGGGAATCAATGTCAGAATCAATGTCATTGTCATAACAATGACCTCTGTGTGCAGGGGAGATGTACTGGAGGCCATTGTGAACGTGGTAGGACAGGACTGCCCTTCTGTCTAGAGG CCTGTCCCGCCCAAACGTTTGGCTTAGACTGTCGCCTTATCTGCCACTGTAAGGACCAAGAAGACTGCAACAAGATCCAAG AACTGCCCAAACTTTATTTCCCTCCTCAAGTGCTTCTTTCGAAGTGCAATAATATCACATTGAGATGGTTTTCTTTTGACGAAACTGATGATATTGGCCAAGGACCCATTGGTTTGTATAA AGTCATGATGAAACAAATGAACGGTGACATTTGGCTCAATCCTGTCAACGTGACGGATCCAGATATTgtgacagacatacagacagacaggtcATTGAAAAAGGCGCACGTTGTCAGCATCACTTCCGGTCTTGTGCCTGATGTGGAGTATACGTTCAGAGTGGACATTGTGGCCTCGGAGTACGACAAATTGTTGAAAAGGACAATTCCAGGTGAACCCAGCGAAGCCATCTTATACAAGTGCGACA agTTGCCAAGTTTACTGACAGCTCCACAAGCCGTGTTCTCCTCTTGTAATAATCTAACAGTCACCTGGAAAGAATTTGATGCATCTAAAGATGAAGGGGGTGGACCCATTTCGCACTACTT AGTCTTCATAAAGGCCAACATCACAGACTTTGTTTCAGCTTGGACTCCAATATACACTGTGTACTCACAGAACAGAGTTGGCTTAAGCTACACGGTCAACATCACTACCGGACTGATCCCCAACCTAGCGTACAATGTCAGAGTGGACTCGGTCCCCCAAGACACCAACAACGAACCCTTAAACAAGTATATGGATGGCCGAGAACTAAGAGACCCAGTCCTAAACCAATGCG ATTGCTGA
- the LOC106079931 gene encoding tyrosine-protein kinase receptor Tie-1-like isoform X3, with amino-acid sequence MARNMIFWLLLIIVTETRVARSREPPCLTKDICPSNMYCSEQADYSVKCYRASTCPVGTYGNQCQNQCHCHNNDLCVQGRCTGGHCERGRTGLPFCLEACPAQTFGLDCRLICHCKDQEDCNKIQGDCPSYQCDEEWDGPGCQRKLPKLYFPPQVLLSKCNNITLRWFSFDETDDIGQGPIGLYKVMMKQMNGDIWLNPVNVTDPDIVTDIQTDRSLKKAHVVSITSGLVPDVEYTFRVDIVASEYDKLLKRTIPGEPSEAILYKCDKLPSLLTAPQAVFSSCNNLTVTWKEFDASKDEGGGPISHYLVFIKANITDFVSAWTPIYTVYSQNRVGLSYTVNITTGLIPNLAYNVRVDSVPQDTNNEPLNKYMDGRELRDPVLNQCDC; translated from the exons AGCCACCCTGTTTAACAAAGGATATTTGCCCTTCTAACATGTACTGTTCCGAGCAGGCTGACTATTCCGTCAAGTGTTATC GAGCGTCAACTTGTCCTGTTGGAACTTATGGGAATCAATGTCAGAATCAATGTCATTGTCATAACAATGACCTCTGTGTGCAGGGGAGATGTACTGGAGGCCATTGTGAACGTGGTAGGACAGGACTGCCCTTCTGTCTAGAGG CCTGTCCCGCCCAAACGTTTGGCTTAGACTGTCGCCTTATCTGCCACTGTAAGGACCAAGAAGACTGCAACAAGATCCAAGGTGACTGCCCGAGCTATCAATGTGATGAAGAGTGGGACGGGCCAGGATGTCAGAGAA AACTGCCCAAACTTTATTTCCCTCCTCAAGTGCTTCTTTCGAAGTGCAATAATATCACATTGAGATGGTTTTCTTTTGACGAAACTGATGATATTGGCCAAGGACCCATTGGTTTGTATAA AGTCATGATGAAACAAATGAACGGTGACATTTGGCTCAATCCTGTCAACGTGACGGATCCAGATATTgtgacagacatacagacagacaggtcATTGAAAAAGGCGCACGTTGTCAGCATCACTTCCGGTCTTGTGCCTGATGTGGAGTATACGTTCAGAGTGGACATTGTGGCCTCGGAGTACGACAAATTGTTGAAAAGGACAATTCCAGGTGAACCCAGCGAAGCCATCTTATACAAGTGCGACA agTTGCCAAGTTTACTGACAGCTCCACAAGCCGTGTTCTCCTCTTGTAATAATCTAACAGTCACCTGGAAAGAATTTGATGCATCTAAAGATGAAGGGGGTGGACCCATTTCGCACTACTT AGTCTTCATAAAGGCCAACATCACAGACTTTGTTTCAGCTTGGACTCCAATATACACTGTGTACTCACAGAACAGAGTTGGCTTAAGCTACACGGTCAACATCACTACCGGACTGATCCCCAACCTAGCGTACAATGTCAGAGTGGACTCGGTCCCCCAAGACACCAACAACGAACCCTTAAACAAGTATATGGATGGCCGAGAACTAAGAGACCCAGTCCTAAACCAATGCG ATTGCTGA
- the LOC106079931 gene encoding uncharacterized protein LOC106079931 isoform X4 — MARNMIFWLLLIIVTETRVARSREPPCLTKDICPSNMYCSEQADYSVKCYPCHSECEPSQGCDGPMSEQCRACKTGYTKQPGFSPCRASTCPVGTYGNQCQNQCHCHNNDLCVQGRCTGGHCERGRTGLPFCLEACPAQTFGLDCRLICHCKDQEDCNKIQGDCPSYQCDEEWDGPGCQRKLPKLYFPPQVLLSKCNNITLRWFSFDETDDIGQGPIGLYKVMMKQMNGDIWLNPVNVTDPDIVTDIQTDRSLKKAHVVSITSGLVPDVEYTFRVDIVASEYDKLLKRTIPGEPSEAILYKCDNVISKKEDDYVHFADMLVCRIETASGLCECIADRLFGGLPVSGISSCHLTSVNF, encoded by the exons AGCCACCCTGTTTAACAAAGGATATTTGCCCTTCTAACATGTACTGTTCCGAGCAGGCTGACTATTCCGTCAAGTGTTATC CATGTCATAGTGAGTGTGAGCCCAGCCAAGGTTGTGACGGCCCCATGTCTGAACAGTGTCGAGCTTGTAAAACTGGCTACACCAAACAGCCTGGATTCTCTCCATGTA GAGCGTCAACTTGTCCTGTTGGAACTTATGGGAATCAATGTCAGAATCAATGTCATTGTCATAACAATGACCTCTGTGTGCAGGGGAGATGTACTGGAGGCCATTGTGAACGTGGTAGGACAGGACTGCCCTTCTGTCTAGAGG CCTGTCCCGCCCAAACGTTTGGCTTAGACTGTCGCCTTATCTGCCACTGTAAGGACCAAGAAGACTGCAACAAGATCCAAGGTGACTGCCCGAGCTATCAATGTGATGAAGAGTGGGACGGGCCAGGATGTCAGAGAA AACTGCCCAAACTTTATTTCCCTCCTCAAGTGCTTCTTTCGAAGTGCAATAATATCACATTGAGATGGTTTTCTTTTGACGAAACTGATGATATTGGCCAAGGACCCATTGGTTTGTATAA AGTCATGATGAAACAAATGAACGGTGACATTTGGCTCAATCCTGTCAACGTGACGGATCCAGATATTgtgacagacatacagacagacaggtcATTGAAAAAGGCGCACGTTGTCAGCATCACTTCCGGTCTTGTGCCTGATGTGGAGTATACGTTCAGAGTGGACATTGTGGCCTCGGAGTACGACAAATTGTTGAAAAGGACAATTCCAGGTGAACCCAGCGAAGCCATCTTATACAAGTGCGACA acgttatttcaaaaaaagaagatgattacgtccattTTGCAGACATGCTTGTCTGTCGCATTGAAAcagcatcaggattgtgtgaatGCATTGCAGACAGACTGTTTGGAGGACTTCCGGTGTCAGGTATTAGTTCTTGCCATTTAACATCAGTCAATTTCTGA